In Citrus sinensis cultivar Valencia sweet orange chromosome 3, DVS_A1.0, whole genome shotgun sequence, the sequence TGAGCTACAAAACCGCATATCTTCCTCAATTGGGCaggttttttaatttgatggcAGTTGACAGTTATGCTCCTTGGATCAAAATCTTGATCTCTTACTCGTCCTGATATTATCCGAAGAAGGCTAGATTTTCCAGTGCCACTTGGGCCAACAACAGCAAGAATTTCAGAATCCCTGGCCTCAAAAGAGACTGATTTGAGTATGTGAAGTGGCACCTTAGGCTCATGTAATAAATGAGAAAGTATTGAAGTATTTGGTTGAATGGCGTACGAAAGGTTTCTTACGGTAACTTTACAGGTTGTTTTCAACCGTTGAGGTGGCAGCGACGGCGACGGTGTAGGCTGGTAGAAAGAAGAGGAAGGGCTGGTGGAATATTCCTCAGGGGAATTGGAAGTTGAGAAGAGAACTGCCGAGTCATCTTCAATACTTGGCCTTGGTTGCTGGAAACAAGACCCCATTTTTGGGAGAATGGATTAATGCATTGTTGATCAGTGAggcttttaattaaatgggAAATGTAGAAGATTGAGTAATGGAGGTTGCACCAACATTTAGTTGGTTGTGAAAGAAAGTTCTTGAGAGCTGGTGAAGGTGGTCAGCCATGTTTGGCAGTGTTTGGTGATCCAAGCAAATTGACTAATTTTGGATGTTTTCTCTAGCACGTAGTCTGCACCTAATCTTTTGAACGAATTAACCTGTCAGATGTTGCCATGTTGATATATGCTACTGTAAAATGGCGGCATATTTGATCCGTGCATACGTACGGTATTAACGAAACTGCTGGTACTGCGTTTTCAGCCTCCGAGGCGGTGAACACATAAATTCGTGTGTCAAAACAGCGGTGATGTTTTTGCGCAAATTGGCCTGATTCTCAATTGAGCGAAGCTCctgacatttttttaaagctcTTATAAATCctacatattatatatataacttttatttaaaagaatgttacagaaaagaataaaaggttacaaataaaatttaattagctattaaacatttttttttagaatacaGCTTTTATTACTACgtaatttattactttattacctcaaaattattttgatcttaaaataattatttatatcatttaaagaTGAGAAGGTTCGTGAGTTGTAAGTGTAAAAACATTTTGATTTAGTACGAGTGCTAAGTTACATAGACTTACGGTAACCCAAAGTAGTTATCCAATATcaaaatatgataatatgTAAAAGAAGTGAGAGATAATGTATAACTATTTTTGGATttgttgtaattatttatttatttattttttcttttgaacatggATTTGCTGTAAATTACAAATGATGTAACTTACATAAAAGATAAATACtaatttaactaaattaaagGTCTTGCTAAGttcatttattaataagaCGAGAAAACatgtggtgcaactgtggcaccgtgctacagttgcatccagccgttggatgtcaGTAGATCCCACCTATTTAAATATATCTAACGGCTAGATGTAATTATAATACGGTACCATAGTTGCACCGTAGCTTTGACTCAAGCTAATAAGACAATGATTTGGAACGTGGGGTtctataaagattttaaaagtgGTGTGAAAAGTACTTCCCTTCTCAAATTCGGCCAGGCACATGCCCAAAGGGGCAAACAAAATGAGCTCGCAGGCTGCGTAAAAGCCCATTGAATTTTAATGCTGCCTGATTACAATTTTTCTGAAATACATTATTGCAAATTTGGAGTGCTGCTAGTCACCAAAACCCCTAAAACCCCACAAGGAGTAATGCATCTCTCTCTTCTAACATGTTGGATGTCGAAGAACGAACTGAGTTCACTTTTTCTTTGAGATTCTGAGGACccaagagagaaaaaaaaaaagaagaaaaaagtcaAAGATGAGGGAAGCAAAGGACGGGCCGCCAAACAGGGAATTGTATGCACTGTTGCATCTTTCGCCGGAAGCCTCCGATGAAGAAATCAGAAAAGCTTATCGCCAGTGGGCCCAAGTCTATCACCCTGATAAATATCAAGCTCCTCATGTATGCCCCTCAATCATTTATctgcttttactttatttcTATTGTAAATTTGCTTATCCAATTGCTGCGTCGTTTTCTTTCAAACTAACCGAAGTTGAGTTTGATTGTGTTTTATAATGTGATATTTTGCTTATCCAAAATCGTGTGCATTGTGTTTATGAAGACATATTACTGTACTActgttaataatattctttttccccttttttttttaaaaacattattcatatgtttattttctatattaatCTTCAATGCATTGTTATAGAAGTAGTATGTGCGTCAATTGTTAAACTTGTTGCTCTTTAAGCATGATTAGGATCTTGTTTCGCTTTCTGTTACGTATGCCTCTTGTCTCAGCAATGCCTagtaattgaatttttactaattaatatgAGCGTGAATTTGGACGGGTTTGTTGATTTTGTGAAAGTGGTtactgaatttttattaaatcttcattttcaGATGAAGGAAATTGCTACAGAGAACTTTCAGAGGATATGTGAAGCGTACGAAATATTATCAGATGAGAATAAGCGGCtgatatatgatatatatggTATGGAAGGATTGACTTCTGGGTTGGAACTTGGTCCAAAGCTAAATAAAGTGGAAGAGTTAAAGGAAGAGCTTGAAAGGCTACGGCAGAGGAAGGAACAAGAGAAGGCTTTAGCACATTTTCGTCCTTCTGGGACGATACTGGCCAGCTTCTCTTTGCCACAGTTTCTAGAGGGTGATGGCATAATGAGAGGGTGCttccctttttattttattttatctttcacaGTTGATGTGTTAATGATTTGTAGTGCTTCACAAGTTTGGAAAAACTTTCAACCCGAACTCTCAACACTCTCCCACACAATGCACACGGCATGCATGCAGGCTCACTTTCATGTCTGgttttttttgctttcttgtaaattttccaATAAATATATGCAGTGATATTTCAATGCCTTCGATGTCTCTGTAGTTTTTAGATTTTACTGCCTATTTTATCTGGCCTCATTGTTCAATATCCCCGAATTTCAGGATGGCTATGAGTAGTGAAGTTCAGTCTCAACTATCTAAAAACAGTATTCTTGCTTTTGGTGGAAATTTGGAAGTAAATGATGATTCTGGTGGTGGAGCTGCTTCAGTTGTGCTTAGGCATCAGTTGTCCTCTGTCTCATCTATAGAATTTATAGCTTCAGCTGGTTTACGGGCACTGGTTGGAATACAAACAACACGGTAGCTCATTTGTTTTGATGTGTCATTTTGACTATTTGGCATATATACTTTGTTCactttattttctcattttatagtCACCTATCATCACATTCGACTGCGACAATGGCCGTTGCTATGTCTTTGAGAGATGGCTCCATTAATCTTTCTAATAACTGGACCCGCCAGATCTCCGAAACAACGAATGGGAATGTATGCTACCTTAACTTACCTATTctgttagtttaatttttttatcctctttttacttgaatattttttcttcctctttctactTGAAACTATTTTACTGGACTAATTTTGAGCAACAAGGATATGAAGAAAATTGTTATGCAGCTTTGTGTGTTTACGTTCACACCTGTTTTCTTACATTATGTTGTATACTTAAGGATGAtataagaaaaagtaaataagtCATTGCAAGTTTGATATATTTAGTGTAAACTTGAAATTATGGAAAATTTTTGAACAATGGAAAAGTATGAAATGTTGAGCttcacatttttatttaactttcaGGCTTCTACAGTCTTCAAATTGATTCTTGTTTCTCTTCTTGTTTTCCAGATACAGCTCTTGTTGGGTATAGAGTCATCAATTTCTGTTGGGTGGCAAAAGAAAGATGAGAGAATGTCTGCTGCTGGAGAGCTTAAGGTAAATGTGTTGCTTCCGTTTAGCATGCAAAACAGTCATTCTCACTGAGAGGGTTGAAGAGATATGCTTATCTTTACTGGGTATTTTGTGTGAACTGTCTGACTGTTTCTTTATTCCTTCCTTTTCGTGTATGTTCCCTGACCATAGATTGGCACAAGTTCTTTTGGGGCATCAGCTCATTATACTCACCGGTTTTCCAAAAAATCCCATGGTCGAATACAAGGCCGGCTTGGAAGGTATGTGCACAGAGTCTATTTGTTAGCAGttgtaatttaatatcattatCAAATGCCTCCTGTTACGACTGATGACTTCATATATCTTACAAGTGTTAATATCTTTATTACATAGACCATGATTACTCTCTAACATAGGGTGATGATTAGGTGTGTGCATAAGGTGAGCGACTGCGCTCGCCCGATCAATCTTCTATATACATATTgagtaatttttcaataagggaTCTTGTAAGGGATAAGCTTTAATTGGATAAACTTTTTGAGTTGAGTGTAACTCATACTTCTTtcctataaattttttgataaaattttcaaacaatcTTGCACAAATTACTCTGTAATCTTCCAAATATTTTAGCTACTTGAAAATGCTTTCTCTTGTGACTGGAAATATCATTGTTGCAGCACTGCTCTTGAGCTTGAAGTTGGTGGTGGGAGGAAAATATCTGAATTCAGCACCATCCGCATGCTGTATTCAGTAGGAATTCAGGTAATTGCTGCTTATTATGACCAAATATGTTCATGCTTTTATACTGTTGCTGTGAAACAAATTCCCGGTTTGTTCGACATATATCAACTGTTGCCAGAATTTATGTCTCAGAAAGGGAATGTTCCATTCTTTATGAGTTCCTGTAAAGGGGGTTAGAGTTCCACCAAACACATTGTCTATCACATGTGCTGACTTTTAGCTGGTGCCAGAATTATTTATCAGGAAGGAAAAGTTACTTTCTTTATGATGAATTTTCAGGTGGGAATAAGAGTACAAGAGGCTTAGGGGTGCATAATATATGCATGTTGAAATGGAGGGCTGTTTGTTTTAGTATATTTGTGACACTGCCATTTCTAAGTGCTTTAACTTAAGTGGATTTTGATTGAACTAGTTCCTTTACAGTAAGAGGAAAATGAAGCTAATGGATGTCTCAGTATGGCTGTGGGTTTGTTTATTGtcttgaatctttttttttaagttgcgTTGGCTTAGCTAGTTCCTTTAATATACTTTAGTGGATTTTGATTGAACTAGTTCCTTTACAGTAAGAGGAAAATGAAGCTAACGGATGTCTCAGTTTGTCTGTGGGCTTGTTTATCGTCTTGACtctctccttttttcttttttttggggtgaGTGGGTGGGGAGGGGCACTTTGTGGATAGAAAGTTGTGTTGGCATGGCTATCTGCAGTTGCTAACTTATCATTTGAATGTAAGAAATTATATTGTGATTGATTGCTTCTTTAGCTATTTCTAATATTCTGTACATCTGGAGATCTTAGACCTTTTTCTATTAACAGGGTATCTTTTGGAAATTTGAGTTGCATCGAGCGGGTCAAAAGTTAGTTGTTCCAGTAAgtaatctttttcttgtttcgtGGATGTCAGTGCACTTTTCTTAATTGCAATAGGACTGGGATTGTGTTGAGGATGGAGAACTTAGCAGAATTTAGGGGATAAATGGCTCTATGTTTTGACTGCAAGCTTAGATTCAACTTAGTTGTGCAAGAAAACATTTAGGATGTGATACTTTTTAGCTGATGAATGTCATCTCTTGGATTCCATTAGATGTTCATGTATATCATTACcctgtttttattatttgttggaACATTACATGGAAAGAGTTCCTGATATTTTCTCTTTGCTTTGCCTCTTGGGTTTGATCTGTGCTGACTGTTTGTTGTGTGCAGATTTTGCTTTCCAGGCATTTCAGTTCCTTCTTTGCAACCGGAGCATTTATAATTCCAGCATCAGTTTACTTTTTACTTAAGGTTATAATATTTCAGACTCTTATTTGACCTATTAGTGAAACAGttggattttgattgtttattgTTCATTGGACGTAAACTGCTTTGAAATATAATACAGTTAAGCATGAAGGGTTTTTTTAATAGATGCTACTTTCTGATCTGTTAGGAAAATACATTATGTTTCGGGTATTGAACATATATGCAATGAAGTATTTTTAGCGtttttttcttcaacctcTGAGTACTTTGGTGTTGGATCATCTATATGTTTTTCATTGTGTACTTCCAGAAGTTCATCCTCAAACCCTATTACCTGAAGAGGGAAAAGCAGAAAGCACTAGAGAATATGGAAAAAACTTCTGCTCAGGTATGATTATTCATATGATAAGGGTATGTGAGGTTTATATATGCCTTAGTCAACCTGCTTTCTGAATCTGCAAGAGTCGGATTCATTTTCTTgatcaattcttttttcataaGGACTATATCTTACACAATGCACATTAAGAAATGGACTGGAATTCGTTATAAATGGATGAACTTTGCTTGTGTGTTTTGGACCCCCAACCTCCCAATTATTGGAAGAGTTTTGCTGGGTTACTGAGACTACTGTACCTTATCTTTCTGAAGAAAAGGatttcatatttgtttttcGTCTGGTCATACTAGTAGGAAATAACAGTGAGGAACCTCTTGCAAATACTAAACAAGGGGATTATAAGACTTATCACAAAATGGGAATGACTATTATGTGGTACTTTTAACATGATGGATATTTGAAGTTTTCTGGCCCTTATTGGATAACCTGCATTTCTCACTTAATATGTAGGTCCGGGAAACAAAGGCGGCAGCACAAAAAGCTCAGCAGTTATTACAAAATGTGGCCAATAGGAAAAGAAATAAGCAATTAGAAATAGGTGGACTGATTATTACCAAAGCAGTTTATGGAGCTCGTAAAGCTTTGACTAAGTTAGGTGAAACAGGAGAATCGAGTGATGAATTGGCTTCACAAGTCTTGGATGTTACATTACCTCTTAATTTCCTAGTAAATGATTCTGGGCGACTCAAGGTATGGTTCTCTTGAGTCCTGTTGCTTATATAATTCTGAAAACATGAATCTAGTTTGGTGCTTGCGCCACTGTATCAAGGTTTGCAAAAGCCATTCGTTATatgttttttactttttcactCACAATTTTGACTTCACATATTATGATTGTTCAATCTTTTGGTTTTAGCTTCACGACGGGGTTAAGAAGTCAGGTATCATGGGTTTCTGTGATTCTTGTCCCGGAGAACCTAAGCAGTTGTATGTGGAGTACACTTATGGCGGCAATAGATACGAGGTAAGACTGCTCTCTGTtgatctagaataatcattcTTATGGTTGCTTTTCTGCATTGTGCTAATTTTGCAATCTGAATCAGGTTTTTGTCGATGATTATGAGGAATTGTTTATACCCCAGGAAGCTCACAGAATTTAAATGTAATTCATCATGTAAGTTAAGACTTGGTTACCTCTCGCATTTTTGAATGTATCACGTGTCATTTGAGGTACTCCACCTTGATCACAACTTTTGTTGCATTTCaaactaatatattaatttcgtTTTAGGACAGTAAATCCAATAATAGCATTTACAAAACTGGGTGCATTATTCTTTGTGTAATTTTTACAGTGACATAATGAAAAAAGGCATTTgtttataacttttatttatttatttatttttgtttatgatCTTCTTTAGTCGTCTCTTGAACGCTACTAACTTGCACTTTTCATCACAGTAGATTAATTTCATCTTCTGTTACTACGGTTAAACCTACCCACGACTACACAGTCACCAGCCTGTAAACGGATTTGACAAGTCATGGA encodes:
- the LOC102609297 gene encoding chaperone protein dnaJ 13, which encodes MREAKDGPPNRELYALLHLSPEASDEEIRKAYRQWAQVYHPDKYQAPHMKEIATENFQRICEAYEILSDENKRLIYDIYGMEGLTSGLELGPKLNKVEELKEELERLRQRKEQEKALAHFRPSGTILASFSLPQFLEGDGIMRGMAMSSEVQSQLSKNSILAFGGNLEVNDDSGGGAASVVLRHQLSSVSSIEFIASAGLRALVGIQTTRHLSSHSTATMAVAMSLRDGSINLSNNWTRQISETTNGNIQLLLGIESSISVGWQKKDERMSAAGELKIGTSSFGASAHYTHRFSKKSHGRIQGRLGSTALELEVGGGRKISEFSTIRMLYSVGIQGIFWKFELHRAGQKLVVPILLSRHFSSFFATGAFIIPASVYFLLKKFILKPYYLKREKQKALENMEKTSAQVRETKAAAQKAQQLLQNVANRKRNKQLEIGGLIITKAVYGARKALTKLGETGESSDELASQVLDVTLPLNFLVNDSGRLKLHDGVKKSGIMGFCDSCPGEPKQLYVEYTYGGNRYEVFVDDYEELFIPQEAHRI